Proteins encoded by one window of Bacillales bacterium:
- a CDS encoding spore coat protein yields the protein MNSLLENLTGLGKLKDDVIAMDLLATAKSGVRNYAMAVTEAATPEIKETLTEHLEEAIDMHERLMIYVTERGLYHPWDVNEQIEVDLKNANTALNLPG from the coding sequence ATGAATTCGTTATTGGAAAACTTGACCGGGCTCGGCAAGTTGAAAGATGATGTCATTGCGATGGATTTGCTCGCGACCGCGAAAAGCGGGGTGCGAAATTATGCGATGGCTGTGACGGAGGCGGCGACGCCGGAAATCAAGGAGACGTTAACGGAGCATCTAGAGGAAGCGATCGATATGCATGAGCGATTGATGATCTATGTGACGGAACGCGGCCTGTATCACCCTTGGGACGTGAACGAACAAATCGAAGTGGATTTGAAAAACGCGAATACTGCGCTCAATCTTCCGGGATAG
- a CDS encoding alpha/beta hydrolase, whose product MNESLVQAGDHRLFYRHAGSGDETIVLLHGIPTHSHIWMQVLPYLTQKYNVIAPDLLGYGQSDRGVASELTLPQQASRIIRLLDQLGIESAHLVGHDLGGGIAQILAVYYENRVKSLVVSDSVCFSNWPLPQVVSLRYPTAPEFEPTPVFIERLIRGGLYHQELAVPEWIDAFTAPFNHPNGGIELQQAAFALEHHQTEELVPYLRNVQVPTTILWGQHDRYLPPYWGLRLQETIPQSTFRLLPQCGHFSMIDNPELFARELFQHLEKHAARPISV is encoded by the coding sequence ATGAATGAAAGTCTCGTGCAGGCGGGAGACCACCGGCTGTTCTATCGGCATGCTGGAAGCGGTGATGAGACCATCGTCTTGTTGCATGGCATTCCGACCCATTCGCATATATGGATGCAGGTATTGCCTTATTTGACGCAAAAATATAACGTTATCGCGCCAGACCTTCTCGGTTATGGTCAATCCGATCGAGGCGTTGCCAGCGAACTCACTTTGCCGCAGCAAGCGAGCCGCATTATCCGACTTTTAGATCAGCTCGGCATCGAATCCGCCCATCTCGTCGGACACGACCTCGGCGGTGGAATCGCGCAAATTCTCGCCGTTTATTACGAAAACCGGGTGAAAAGTCTCGTGGTTTCCGACAGTGTTTGTTTCAGCAATTGGCCGTTGCCGCAAGTCGTCTCGTTGCGTTATCCGACAGCTCCCGAATTCGAGCCGACCCCGGTGTTCATCGAACGGCTGATCAGGGGCGGCTTGTACCATCAAGAATTGGCGGTACCTGAGTGGATCGATGCTTTCACCGCCCCGTTCAACCACCCAAACGGAGGAATTGAATTGCAACAGGCCGCTTTCGCTCTTGAACATCATCAAACCGAAGAACTTGTCCCTTATCTTCGCAATGTTCAAGTTCCAACGACAATCCTTTGGGGACAACACGATCGGTATTTGCCGCCATATTGGGGCCTCCGGCTGCAGGAAACGATTCCGCAATCGACCTTCAGACTCCTGCCCCAATGCGGTCATTTTTCAATGATCGATAACCCCGAACTCTTCGCCCGGGAACTGTTTCAACATCTTGAAAAACACGCCGCCCGCCCCATTTCCGTGTAA
- a CDS encoding spore coat protein, with the protein MNNDYLDPINALHLPELADATFVTDFMIRSKEAVRNTAIALTETASPEVRALLRTQLRHAIQLHTEVSELAMEKKWFHPYELNEQYKLDQLSAKNTAMIAQMRLFPDDTSRKGMFDRTPDEGGAGD; encoded by the coding sequence ATGAACAACGATTATTTAGATCCGATTAATGCGCTCCATCTGCCGGAATTGGCGGATGCTACGTTTGTGACGGACTTTATGATTCGTTCGAAAGAAGCGGTCCGGAATACGGCGATTGCTTTGACGGAAACGGCGTCGCCGGAAGTACGCGCCCTATTGCGAACACAGCTCCGGCACGCGATCCAGCTGCATACGGAAGTCTCCGAACTGGCGATGGAGAAGAAGTGGTTCCACCCGTATGAGCTGAACGAACAGTACAAGCTTGATCAGCTTTCGGCGAAAAATACGGCCATGATCGCGCAGATGCGCTTGTTTCCGGACGACACGTCGCGCAAAGGCATGTTCGATCGAACACCGGACGAAGGAGGTGCGGGAGATTGA
- a CDS encoding spore gernimation protein GerQ — protein sequence MDRETLAAHEALEIHEALNLKTLDLAKSKLMQGLVFDQDLRALMQKNVEQSLLGIRDLQSIYEKASFQAPVPESRPTPILDGRG from the coding sequence ATCGACCGGGAAACTTTGGCGGCGCACGAGGCGCTTGAAATTCATGAGGCGCTGAACTTGAAAACGCTCGATTTGGCGAAATCGAAACTGATGCAAGGGCTCGTTTTCGACCAAGATTTGAGGGCGTTGATGCAAAAGAATGTGGAGCAGTCGCTCTTAGGGATTCGCGATCTGCAATCCATTTACGAGAAAGCTTCTTTTCAGGCGCCGGTGCCGGAAAGCCGGCCGACGCCGATTTTGGATGGAAGGGGATAG
- a CDS encoding zinc-dependent alcohol dehydrogenase, whose translation MKAVTYQGIKNVQVKDVPDPRIEKPDDLIVRLTTTAICGSDLHLVHGMIPNLHEDYIIGHEPMGIVEEVGPEVKHLKKGDRVIIPFNIACGECFYCQHQLESQCDQSNAHGEIGAFFGYSETTGGYPGGQAEYLRVPYANFTPFKIPESCEKPDEELCLISDAMTTAFWSIDNAGVKDGDTVIVLGCGPVGLLAQKFAWLKGAGRVIAVDYVDYRLEHAKRTNRVETVNFEQETNIGNHLKEITKGGADVVIDAVGMDGKMSELEFVASGMKLQSGTLGALVMATQAVRKGGTIQVTGVYGGRYNGFPLGDIMQRNVNIRSGQAPVIHYMPYMYELLTSGQIDAGDVVTHVLPLYEAGLGYELFDTRTDGCIKVVLKP comes from the coding sequence TTGAAAGCAGTGACTTATCAAGGCATCAAAAACGTACAGGTGAAGGACGTGCCTGATCCTCGAATCGAAAAGCCTGACGACCTGATTGTGCGTCTGACGACGACTGCGATTTGCGGTTCGGATTTACATCTGGTCCACGGTATGATTCCGAATTTGCACGAAGATTACATTATCGGGCATGAGCCGATGGGGATCGTTGAAGAAGTCGGTCCGGAAGTGAAGCATTTGAAGAAAGGCGATCGCGTAATCATTCCGTTCAACATTGCCTGTGGAGAATGTTTTTATTGTCAACATCAATTGGAAAGTCAATGCGATCAGTCCAACGCCCACGGAGAAATTGGGGCGTTTTTCGGCTATTCGGAAACGACCGGCGGCTATCCGGGTGGACAAGCGGAGTATTTGCGTGTTCCGTATGCGAATTTCACACCTTTCAAAATTCCGGAAAGCTGCGAAAAGCCCGATGAGGAGCTGTGCTTGATTTCCGATGCGATGACGACTGCGTTTTGGAGCATAGACAATGCCGGCGTGAAGGACGGGGACACGGTGATCGTGCTCGGCTGCGGGCCGGTTGGGCTGTTGGCTCAGAAATTCGCATGGCTGAAAGGAGCGGGCCGGGTGATCGCGGTCGACTATGTCGACTATCGATTGGAGCATGCGAAGCGGACAAACCGCGTGGAAACAGTGAATTTCGAGCAAGAGACGAATATCGGCAACCATTTGAAGGAGATCACGAAAGGCGGAGCCGACGTCGTCATTGATGCCGTCGGTATGGACGGCAAGATGAGCGAGCTCGAGTTTGTCGCCAGCGGCATGAAGCTGCAAAGCGGGACGCTTGGCGCGCTTGTGATGGCGACACAGGCGGTGCGCAAGGGCGGAACGATTCAGGTTACGGGCGTTTACGGCGGACGCTACAACGGATTTCCGCTCGGAGACATCATGCAGCGAAACGTGAACATTCGCTCCGGGCAGGCGCCGGTGATCCACTACATGCCCTACATGTATGAGTTGCTTACATCCGGTCAAATCGATGCTGGTGATGTCGTGACGCACGTGCTGCCGCTGTATGAAGCGGGGCTCGGGTATGAATTGTTTGACACAAGAACGGACGGTTGCATCAAAGTGGTGCTGAAACCGTAA